One Deltaproteobacteria bacterium genomic window, AGATCTTTTTCTCCACCCTCTTCGTTATTTTGGTCATCAGCGCGGCCATTGCCCTGCTGGCCAGGTGGATTCTTGTCTCCAGTCTGGAGTCCGAACTCCAGACCCGCGGTGTGGCCATCGCCCATAGCATCGCCGAGCGGGGCAGCGGGTTCATCCTGGAAAACAACAAGCCCATGCTCCTGAGCCTCATCTACGACGAGGCCACCCTCAGGGAGCGCCGCCAGCTCATCAACTACATCTTCATCACCGATCGGGAAGACAACATCCTGTCTCATACCCTGACCAAGCCGTTCCCGAAGACTGTCCCAGAGGCCAATCCGCTCCGAGACGGGGCGGCCAGCAGCATGGCCCTTCTGGACGTGGACGGGCGGCCGACCTATGACATCGCCGTACCTATCCGCGAGGGTATCTATCGGATTGGATCGGTCCACGTCGGTCTGAGCAAGGTCCACATGGACCAGTTGGTGGCCACCCTGAGGACGACCTTCCTGGGCTTCATCTCGGCCGTTGTCGTCATCATCTTCATCATCAGCCTCAAGCTGGCCAAGTCCATCACCCGCCCCCTGACCCAACTGACCAAGATTTCCGACGAGATCAGTCGGGGCAACTTCGACTTCAAGTTCGACTCGCTGAAGCACGGGGTGGACTGGGACGTGTCCAAATGTCCGGCCTATCGTGATACCAACGTGCCCTGTTGGCATGTGGACGATCAGATTCAGGCCCACGATCTGCCCCCTGAGGCGTTGCACAACTGCAAGGAGTGTTTGTTCTATTCCAAGCGCCAGGGTGACGAGGTCGTCCAACTGGCCGACTCGTTCATGAACATGGTCTGGAGCATCCGCCTCTACCGACGCCGTCTCCAGGAGTCCGAGGCCAAGTACAAATCCTTGTTTGACAGCGGGCCGGACCCCATCTTCGTCGTCGACGCGTTCAGCGGTGAGATTCTGGACGGCAACCCCCGGGTAGAGGAACTGTACCTCTACACCAAGGGCGAGTTTCTGGGGATGAACTTCGTCGACCTGGGCCCTGAGCACAACAAGGATTTCCTGTCACATTTCGAGGCCGGATACGATACGACGGGCTTCGCCTATTTTCCAAAGATGCTTCATTACAAGAAGGGTGGCCAGCCCTTTTTCGTCAACATGCATGCCTGCCCCATCAGCTACAAAGGCAGACAGGCCATCATCGTGGCCGCCACGGACATCACTGAGATGATAGAAAAAGACGCCCAGCTCATCCAGTCCAGCAAGATGAAGACCCTTGGTGAGATGTCGGCTGGCATCGCCCATGAATTGAATCAGCCCTTGAACGCCATCAAGATGGGAAGCGACTACCTTGCCATGGCCATTGAGCAGGATCTGGATTTGACTCCGGATCAGACCAGGGAGGTAGTTCGGGACATGAGCGTCCAGGTGGATCGGGCCACGGAAATCATCAACAACCTTCGGGCGTTCGGTCGGAAATCGAGCCTGATCACCGAGAGTTTGGACCTGAACAAACCGGTGCGAGGGGTCCTG contains:
- a CDS encoding PAS domain S-box protein, encoding MRDLITGWRLRLSTISLNNKIFFSTLFVILVISAAIALLARWILVSSLESELQTRGVAIAHSIAERGSGFILENNKPMLLSLIYDEATLRERRQLINYIFITDREDNILSHTLTKPFPKTVPEANPLRDGAASSMALLDVDGRPTYDIAVPIREGIYRIGSVHVGLSKVHMDQLVATLRTTFLGFISAVVVIIFIISLKLAKSITRPLTQLTKISDEISRGNFDFKFDSLKHGVDWDVSKCPAYRDTNVPCWHVDDQIQAHDLPPEALHNCKECLFYSKRQGDEVVQLADSFMNMVWSIRLYRRRLQESEAKYKSLFDSGPDPIFVVDAFSGEILDGNPRVEELYLYTKGEFLGMNFVDLGPEHNKDFLSHFEAGYDTTGFAYFPKMLHYKKGGQPFFVNMHACPISYKGRQAIIVAATDITEMIEKDAQLIQSSKMKTLGEMSAGIAHELNQPLNAIKMGSDYLAMAIEQDLDLTPDQTREVVRDMSVQVDRATEIINNLRAFGRKSSLITESLDLNKPVRGVLSIVRRQFKLENVEFELDLAEGLPMIRAQDNRLQQVFFNIVTNARDAILERGQRLAQPYDGLIRVKTFLQADGRVGVSFTDNGIGISKENRDKIFEPFFTTKEAGQGMGLGLAISYGIIKDYGGEIQIMGKEGEGTTFTISFPALKTQS